One part of the Astatotilapia calliptera chromosome 9, fAstCal1.2, whole genome shotgun sequence genome encodes these proteins:
- the LOC113029455 gene encoding myoneurin-like, producing MAHVFNHGKLLLQRLHQQREMDFLCDITIMVKDVEFRAHRNILAAFSEYFSSHAEKGEEITTLDPDKVSRYSLEKLLEFVYTGHMNLSSTRQAAVRRAAIFLGMAEATKYLEEFPHWSELGETSQSEADKETGLSPPSPASPSSPTSPVPLSIVSVAGEWHEEGKGSREQDDEGRDMFVEDDEEYTPSTPRSTGRVGGRKRGRKPKSFGDEQMEASSSADGMPKIYSYRGRGRGRGRGRGRGRGRGRGRGSLKSQELYLDDSDTSVKDFGDTSADWSPSQGEEDEEEPGMKRPRLSTGEGRRGRGRGRGRGRGRGRGRNRGQTDEVEEEEEEEAGDDSIGGGTEEEEAGEGVEEGEIGEMDALALGEMSLSCTECNKLFKDVSSLRRHEKIHKGLKPFACIFCSKTFRQATQLKTHLRIHTGEKPFNCADCDKCFAQKCQLVAHRRMHHGEEKPYTCERCGFKFATSSNYKIHIRLHSGEKPYVCDICGQAFAQSSTLTYHKRRHTGEKPYQCDLCGMSFSVSSSLIAHTRKHTGETPYKCSQPKCDAKFVTSSELKKHMRRLHPEGNSGVQCLLCGNRFASVKNMIKHQDKAHADEVRQHKERARAVVLLSTSHPVAFVQSKLSQENKGLGSIPEGEPANPEPATPNPKATDPAAAASDVATTDSAATTASVTADSITDAAAIIQDFKAEPTHTPLTTTEQVTFDADQEQTINSDTLHALVEQLRPPPSPAQTLEQIVIIKTVDNMDNMPPQQ from the exons ATGGCGCATGTCTTCAACCATGGGAAGCTGCTCCTGCAGCGCCTGCACCAGCAGCGGGAGATGGACTTTCTGTGTGACATCACCATAATGGTGAAGGACGTGGAGTTCAGGGCTCACCGTAACATCCTCGCTGCGTTCAGTGAGTATTTCTCCTCCCATGCTGAAAAGGGGGAAGAGATCACGACTTTGGACCCCGACAAGGTCAGCCGGTACTCGCTGGAGAAGCTCCTGGAGTTCGTCTACACGGGACACATGAACCTCAGCAG CACCCGACAAGCGGCCGTACGGCGAGCTGCCATCTTCTTAGGAATGGCCGAGGCCACGAAATATCTGGAGGAGTTCCCTCACTGGTCTGAGCTCGGCGAAACGTCACAGTCGGAGGCAGATAAAGAGACGGGTCTCTCGCCTCCCAGCCCCGCCTCCCCAAGCAGCCCCACCTCCCCAGTCCCACTATCCATAGTCTCTGTTGCGGGGGAATGGCACGAGGAAGGTAAGGGCAGCAGAGAGCAGGATGATGAGGGCAGAGATATGTTTGTGGAAGACGATGAAGAGTACACCCCAAGCACACCAAGGAGCACCGGGAGAGTAGGGGGCAGGAAGAGAGGTAGAAAGCCTAAAAGTTTTGGCGACGAGCAGATGGAGGCGAGCAGCTCGGCTGACGGCATGCCCAAAATCTACAGCTACAGAGGGAGAGGACGAGGGAGAGGCAGGGGCAGGGGcagggggagaggaagaggaagaggaagagggagcTTAAAAAGTCAAGAACTCTATTTGGATGACTCTGATACGAGCGTGAAGGACTTTGGAGACACCTCAGCAGACTGGAGCCCCTCACAGGGggaagaagatgaggaggagccTGGGATGAAGAGGCCGAGGCTGAGCACcggagaggggaggagagggcgAGGCCGCGGGAGAGGGAGAGGCCGCGGGAGAGGCAGGGGCCGAAACAGGGGACAGACCgatgaggtggaggaggaggaggaggaggaggcgggggATGACAGCATTGGCGGaggcacagaggaggaggaggcgggggAGGGAGTGGAAGAGGGCGAGATCGGGGAGATGGATGCGCTGGCTCTGGGCGAGATGTCGCTGTCGTGCACAGAGTGCAACAAACTGTTTAAAGACGTGAGCAGCCTGCGCCGCCACGAGAAGATCCACAAGGGGCTGAAGCCGTTCGCCTGCATCTTCTGCTCCAAAACCTTCAGGCAGGCCACGCAGCTGAAAACACACCTGCGCATACACACAG GCGAGAAGCCGTTCAATTGTGCCGATTGTGACAAGTGTTTCGCTCAGAAGTGCCAGCTGGTCGCTCACCGCCGAATGCACCACGGCGAGGAGAAGCCGTACACCTGTGAGCGCTGCGGCTTCAAGTTTGCTACCTCGTCCAATTATAAAATACACATCAG ACTGCACAGCGGGGAGAAACCGTACGTCTGTGACATCTGCGGCCAGGCGTTCGCTCAGTCCAGCACGCTGACGTACCACAAGCGACGACACACTGGGGAGAAACCGTACCAGTGCGACCTGTGTGGCATGTCCTTCTCTGTGTCTTCCTCTCTCATTGCccacacacgtaaacacactG GCGAGACTCCGTACAAATGTTCGCAGCCTAAATGCGACGCCAAATTTGTCACATCATCTGAACTGAAGAAACACATGCGGCGACTTCACCCAG AGGGGAACAGTGGCGTGCAGTGCCTGCTCTGTGGAAACAGATTTGCCAGCGTGAAGAACATGATCAAACACCAGGACAAAGCTCACGCCGACGAAGTGCGGCAACACAAGGAGAGAGCCCGAGCCG TGGTCCTGCTGTCCACCAGCCATCCCGTGGCCTTCGTCCAGAGCAAGCTCTCCCAGGAGAACAAAGGTTTGGGCTCCATTCCCGAGGGCGAGCCGGCCAACCCTGAACCGGCCACTCCCAACCCCAAAGCCACCGACCCCGCCGCGGCTGCCTCCGACGTCGCCACCACTGACTCTGCTGCAACCACCGCCAGCGTGACCGCTGACAGCATCACGGACGCCGCCGCCATCATCCAGGACTTCAAGGCGGAGCCCACGCACACCCCTCTCACCACCACAGAGCAGGTGACCTTCGACGCCGATCAGGAGCAGACCATCAACTCGGACACGCTGCACGCGCTGGTGGAGCAGCTGCGGCCGCCGCCTTCGCCCGCACAGACGCTGGAGCAGATTGTCATCATCAAGACGGTGGACAACATGGACAACATGCCCCCCCAGCAGTGA